Below is a window of Sylvia atricapilla isolate bSylAtr1 chromosome 2, bSylAtr1.pri, whole genome shotgun sequence DNA.
CCCTGTTGAAATTCTTCCCCACCCACTGGGAACGAAAATGTGAGCTGGTTGATGAGCTTCCTGCTGTTATTCATGAGCAGCACACACCTCCCAGCTGTCTGAGGCCCActcttctcccctctctccctcagCTGCCAGGTGACTCCTCCATGGAAGAACTGGAAGGGTGATTTGGACTAGGCAGATTTAGTGAGTTGGGCCATGAATTATGTTCTGATGCTCCTTCCCTatttgatggttttgtttttgcattaTGAAGTCTGAAGGGTGCATGGGATACTTACATGATAGCATTTGTTGGTACTTGTTGCTTTTCGTAGCTCACAAGGTTTCGGATGTTCAGCTGCTTTGTAGACAGAGTTACACAGCTGAATTTTCGCATGGACTGACTGCTAGCACTCCctagaagggaaaaatagaTAAAGGAAGagggaataaatattttattgctatttaGCCATAATTGCTGAATAAACTAGGAATTCCAAAAGACTCATAATGGTGGTTAGACCATGACAGTCTCATGGTATACAGCCATAATACCAGTTATACCAGAGACCTTAAGCTATTCTTTGTGATGCATCCTACCATCCCTAAAGTGTTGTCTGCCCCTAGGGAGTCACTGCTTCCATAGCAGTAGAAAAGTTTGACTCATTTATAATTAGGTCTGCATCATCTGCAAGTATCCATAAGCACTTAGAACTGGCACTTTATCGGATGGGTTTCCACATATCTTTTGACTATGTAACAGTAATTCCTCATATTTTCCaagtgaagaaaaggaaagtaagCCTACTTCTCTCACAATGACAAGAATAGTTGAAAAAAAGGAGATATATCTGCCAAAAGAATAAGTGCTTATATCCTCCGGCTATACCTCTGATTTCATACGAAGTTGGGTGCTACCTAATCTCTGCATTCCTCCAAGATTTTGATACAATTCAGAGAAATGCAGTGATGATTAAAAAAGAGGATCGCAATATTGGTATAAAATTTTCTGGGCAGTTGTTATCTTACATGATGATAGCTAAAAATGGGAGCTCTTTTAGATGAGATGAAGCATAGGCATACATTCGTGTTAGTCTCCACTTGcccatttctggttttctcctgTTCATGGAAGACAGGTTTGGGAAAGCAGGCAGGGGACAAACAGAACACTACTCAGTAGGTATTTTATAAAGAATTTAGAGAGCTACTGGATTAAGAAAAGTCCAAGAGCTATTCTGGTATGCCTTGCTAAATGCAAACCTGCTGCACACAGTCTTGCTATCTGTGAGCTgttctttatttgaaataacTGGAATAGCAGAGACAAACATCAATCTTTGGAGGCAGTGTGGGAAAGCCAGTGCACAGGTACTGGCAGATCTGCCAGTTCCTAAGATTTTatttgcctgattttttttgcaagatCTCTTCTGATCTTGCTTTAGTCATGAGTAACACGATGTAATAATTTGAATGATTCATGACACATTTCTTACTGCCTCAGACTGGTTTTCAAAATGTGGCATTAAAAGAGCTCAAAGACAGTCAAGCAACCCTTACTAGCCCTGGAGCTATTTCCTCTGCTACTACATGGTCTTCAGGGAATGGATGCAGGGAATAGCAGCAAAGCTTCTTTAAGGCTAGAAACAAACCCCAATGGCTCTGCACCTATAACTACCTTTATTTCCAGGTCTATGTGGtagtttttattattctttctagtccttttttctctctcttgtaGACGACCTTGATGTGCTTTTTCAGACTTGGTGATATTTATGGCCGATGATACAGCCTGGACAATGACACTGGGAACTGGCAGTCTGCGATATGAAGCAGCTGTTACCAGGATGAAGAGCAGTGTCACcaaggaaaacaggagaatGTATTGGGATGTAGCTGGAGAGGCAGTGGGTCAGCATGAAGGCTGTGCAGCTTCACAGTCCTGTGAATGCTCAGCAGGtctcagtttggttttggtgtggttttgtgAGGAtgccttttctctgtgtttctgagtGCATATTTGTGGGTTTGCATATGGCTTACATGTCAGTgttttgtgtgatttttatGTGCTTGAGTGAATCCAATTGTGATAAGAATGTGTGTGGTAATGGATGTTTTCATATGGTACTTGTAGCCAAAATTACTGACCTAACCAGCACTGCAGACAAACTTATTTAAAGCATGGCTAATAAACAGGGCACATCTCAGCATTCATAATTGGCTTGAAAGAAGATGTTCAATTGTATGATTCAGTGAAAAGAGAGAAGGTACTGTATCAATTGGTCCTTCTCCCTTTTACTTCTCATTGATAGTTTCCCTTTCTGTACCACAAGATTGTTCTAGAACCAAGGCAATATGGGATATATGTTATAGAACTGgaagaactttttaaaatagtggTATTAGAGGGATTAAGGCTATATAGTTAGACAGATAACAATTAATTAATAGTTAAATATAATTATAGAATTAAAAtgataatattaataattaaagaCAGATAAGAGAATTCATATAAAAGTAATCgatctggaaaaagaaaaatgtacatcttattcaagaaatatttttcatgaaatCTTATTAATGTGTATTACACACAGGTGTATGGCATCAGCAAGACTAAATGACCTTATGCCTTCAAGATTTTTTGATTTTAGAAGGGAGAATGTTACACAGAAACCCTTTAAGTGCTCCTAGGCACAGAATCTCTCCTTGCCTAAAGGCAGAAAACAACCACTGTCTGACAGGACATCAGATGAAATCCCCCATGAAGCTTGTGAGttctttttgcagttttcaTCTGGATTTCTTGTGTGTTTTATCTTACAAGTCAGCTCTCTGTAACAATTCATCCTGCTCAGGAAACCACAGGTGGAATGTGGAGCAATTCCTGTCTTCCTCTTGAGTTGCAAACTTACCTTTGACTGTGTGCGCAGCGAAGATGCCAAGCCCGAAGAGGAGCAGGATTGCTGCAGTGTGGAGCCTCATTGCTGTGGTTTCTGTGtcaaggcagagcagaaggTGTCTACTGTCACCCCCTTTCTCAGGGTTTATATATTGTCATTCAGTAGTCAGTTCTTGTGTTCATTTTTAAGGTGTCATGGAGGGCCTGACTATAAGTGGAAAATCTGACCGGCAGTACTTTTTCTGGTGTGAGAGAACCACCCCCTCTCCTTCACTAGCCCCCCTGAGAAGAAGGCTTTTCCTGCTCAAACCCGCTGTGGTTGCACTTGCTTCGGTGCTTTTACTTGGGGTTATTTCAAGCTGCAAAAAGTGAGAGCTCTTGTGCAGTAGTGGAAACCTGTAATAAATGTTCCTGTCATTTTGCACTTCAGTCTTGAGACCTTTAGCTAAGCTgcactgcagagacacagagtGAGAGTCAGAATTACTTCACTGACCAATGAACCACTGGAAAGCGGAACTGTGAGCTAAAGGATGATGGAAACAGGAACATCTTGCTCTTTCCAAGCAGCTGTGGCTATTTTGTCATGTTAACATGCTGCTGTGGAGGGATATCCCTGCTATCTCCCATGAGCAGCAGATGTAGTCAGAGCTCTTGTGTTTGCTCTGTGATTTGATATGGCCAAAGCTGatatccctgtgctgggagaagcAAGATTGAACACACCTTTGCACCACATATCCAGATCCACTCTGCTTCCTGCCAGTCAGGCATAACTAAAACGCAGTGGTTCCAAAGAGGAATGATAGTTTGTAAAGGGTTGTGTCAGGGTTGCTttgctttgttgctttttcattgtttggttggtttttgggtttttttgtttgtttgcttcttgtttttgggatttttttggaggggaggggggCGAGTTGTGGTGTGGACTTTCTAGTGTAAAGAATGGCACCCAAGAAAATAACTAGGCAATCAGAGAGGCGTAATTTGTAGCAAAGACAAAAAGTTAATTGCAGTTTCATGTAAACATGGTGCTGAAAACAGGTCTGTCAGCTTGCTACAATTGTATCTCTATTACAAGTTCCATTTTCTGCACACTGTACCAACCCTAACACCCAGGTTTCACTGTCCTGCCTGTCTAATGTGGTCTGAGTTACTGGACATACAAACCAGTGGTTTAGGGCCTGCAAGTATTTGTCAGGCCAGTTGTGGATCTCCAGGCCatgcacaaagcagcagctcagctggcaTCTTCTTCCAGAGCCTCACAGCAGAAATCCTCTCACGTGCCCTCTGCAGCTCAATGGGAAAACCCAGTGGGAAAACCTGGTGTGAATAGGTAAATGCCTGATGTCTTGTGAGCAGCTTGTGAACAGCTGTTAGTGCAAGGACTGGAGAAGTCACGAGTGTCCTGCTTTTGGCTGAGATGGAGTAATTTCCTTCTTAGTAGGTGGTAGtgttctgtgttttggatttagcatgagaataatgttgataacacacaGGTGTTTCAGTTGTTGCTGGTTAACGATTATTCCGAACCAAAGACAACTACTAAATGTaatagttttttaatttttaacaggGTCAAGAATTTTTAATTGTAGTAATTGTGGTATGTAAGCTGTTCAGGATAGCAGCcctgctgaaggaaaaggaatatgCAGTGAGCAGAGTTTGGCCTAGTATCAAGAGAGTATGTATCATGGCAAAGTGTTTAGCCTGCTTTTAAGAAGACAGGCCAAGATCTTCATGAATAACTAAATTCCTATGCATTCCTAGAAATTATTATCTTTAACGGATGTTTAGGAGTCATTCAGAAATTCACAAATTCAGAAGTTGAATTTGTGCCATCAGGTCACCCAGTTAATCACTTTTGAAGACTAAATGAGGTCATTCAGTGACTTTTGGAGGGGACTTAAGAGCTTCAACTTAAATATGGCTGTATGTCAGTTAACTGgttttaggaaggacattgcCAACCTCAGGGGATAAGTATCTGTCTATATTATCTATAGAAGCAATTTGTACGTGTGTCTTACGCAGCATACAGTAAGTGAGGTTGGGTGAAATATAGGGGGGCCtaatgtattttgattttatcttGTTTCTTAACACTTGGAGTACTGGTTGAAAAATTTGCAGCAAGAGGCATTCAGCTGTGatgtttccattattttcttcccttgcttttCATCGCTTTTACTCTATAGTCTTCATTCTGATTTCGTAAGTACCTGAAATAGTAGTTTGTGTTTAGTATTTTAATTCATACTGTAATGGGGTAGAAGCAAACACGTTCTCAGTGCTCACATCTGAGATGAGAGATTATTTCTAATCTATGTTAATGGCTTcaatcacatttttaataacTACTCTGTTTTATGCTGGTCTTGGCAGAACTTCTGTAGAAATGTAACCCTATTAACAATACTTTCTCTTAATCATAATGGAATTTGTAGAATTGTAGACCATCTGTTTCCACTACTACACTGCCAGCTTTTTCCTGCCAGGTTTTCCCTGGTCCTGCCATCTTTCCTTGATGTATTATGTGCTCTTAAATAATAGtcaaaaatcaaataaatcaaaatcTTTCTTTAGCCAAGTATTCAGATACATAAAATTACAGTGGGAATGATTTGGTTTGAAAGGGCCCAGAGATACCTGCTCTTTCTTTCATTCAGtgtcattttgttttgatttagtTCAATTAGCTTGTTTTGGTTTAGCTATGCACTCACCCAAGATCTACAAAAGGAATACTCAGATCCTCATCTTTATGATCCTAGCCTTGTGAGCTTTGGTTCTTTGAGAAATCCATTGTGGGAAGTCAACTAAACCCTGTGCAATGCTATTgctacagaaaaacacagaggtGACTATAGCTCAGTTCTGTGAATATACCTAAATCTTGTACATGTTGAAACAGGATTCAAATGCTTTTGTGAGTTTGTGGAATGTTCTCAATCCATGTGGGAATACTTTCTAGcaaccttccagtacctgaaggaggCTGAtagagagctggagagggactttttacaaggacatATTGTCTCAGaacaaggggcaatggcttcaaactgaatGAGGGTAGtcttagattagatattagaaagaaattctttactcagaggatggtgaggcactggggcaggttgcccacagaagctgtgaatcccccatccctggaagtgttcaaagccaggttggatggggctttgagtaaTCTGGTCCAGtgaaaaatgtccctgcccaaaATAGggggggttggactagataaAGCCCCTTTCCAACacaggccattctatgattctattatatgattttcctttttcttccttgtttttttttatttttgttgttgttgttgttatttctttttccacttcctCAGCTGTCACATAGAACAGAGAATGCAAATTTTGTTTAGCacttctttttgtgtgtgccATATTTGTAGGATCAGGGATGGGAACCAAGTCTTATGCTATTAGTcttcaggagaagaaaaaagatggttttgtggaaaaaataaattactttagCTGAACCATGGAGAGTGAGTGCCTAAAGCACTGGGAATGGATCAGAACCAATATACTCCTTCTAGGTAAACCTGAGATTTTTTCAGTAAACTGAAGAAGTTCAGATACTTATGTTTCTTGGTTTTCTCAGTGGTACCTCACACTTTGGAGAGAGTCTCTTGGCCAATCTGTATGTGTTTGGATTTCTTTGCTGCAGGACAGTCATCACAAGGAATATGTTG
It encodes the following:
- the LOC136373803 gene encoding lymphotactin-like; its protein translation is MRLHTAAILLLFGLGIFAAHTVKGSASSQSMRKFSCVTLSTKQLNIRNLVSYEKQQVPTNAIMFVTAGGIKICVSPDQRWVKTAIKRIDERRVAKRK